In the Streptomyces sp. NBC_00525 genome, one interval contains:
- a CDS encoding HelD family protein, which yields MAAQDAAVDSLRDREIGVEQEHLDRVYERLEEKIHEAEFLMEDAAKRGQVGTPGALAERDAQVFRAGIHLNRLNSEFEDFLFGRIDLLLGKDGERGPDGAYTSVEPADDVVREDGTADIAETLHIGRIGVLDADYAPLVIDWRAPAAAPFYRSTPKEPGRVVRRRVIRSKGRRVLGVEDDLMRPELTAYLGGEKLPVIGDGALMAALGQARSHTMRDIVSSIQAEQDLVIRAPAASVTEVSGGPGTGKTAVALHRAAYLLYQDRRRYAGGILVVSPTPLLVAYTEGVLPSLGEEGQVAIRAVGSLSDDAAGPEGATVYDEPAVARIKGSSRMLPVLRKAARGALEQPRPAAPAGGQLEFGETEEAPRPAGTPTRLRVVAFGGRIELQEEELRRIRNNVLSGTAPVNLLRPRARRLLLDALWNRSSGRGRYTDPELVAELRTSFDEDVSTETPFIEFLDAWWPELTPRGVLAAMADEKRLARWARRTLNQGEVRRLARSLKRLDEAGRGPLSVHDVALLDELHTLLGTPSRPRRKREVDPLDQLTGLEELMPRREETQWERAERLAAERTEYAHVIVDEAQDLTPMQWRMVGRRGRHATWTVVGDPAQSSWSDPDEAAAARDEALGSRPRRTFTLTVNYRNPAEIAELAAKVLALAMPGMEAPAAVRSTGLVPRFETVRDGDPAAAVRAEARRLLAEVDGTVGVVVAMNRRAQAREWLAELGERVVALGSLEAKGLEYDATVVVSPAEIADESPAGLRVLYVALTRATQRLTVVSQERDLPDADGVPDLLRD from the coding sequence GTGGCCGCGCAGGATGCCGCTGTCGATTCGTTGCGGGACCGGGAAATCGGTGTCGAGCAGGAACATCTCGACCGGGTGTACGAGCGTCTCGAGGAGAAGATCCACGAGGCGGAATTCCTCATGGAGGACGCCGCGAAACGCGGCCAGGTCGGGACACCGGGGGCGCTCGCGGAGCGCGACGCCCAGGTCTTCCGCGCCGGAATCCACCTCAACCGGCTGAACAGCGAGTTCGAGGACTTCCTCTTCGGGAGGATCGACCTGCTGCTCGGCAAGGACGGCGAACGCGGCCCGGACGGCGCCTACACCTCCGTCGAGCCCGCCGACGACGTCGTGCGCGAGGACGGCACCGCCGACATCGCCGAGACACTGCACATCGGCCGCATCGGAGTCCTCGACGCCGACTACGCCCCGCTCGTCATCGACTGGCGGGCCCCGGCCGCCGCCCCGTTCTACCGCTCCACGCCCAAGGAACCGGGCCGGGTGGTCCGCCGCCGCGTCATCCGCTCCAAGGGCCGCCGGGTCCTCGGCGTCGAGGACGACCTGATGCGGCCCGAGCTGACCGCGTACCTGGGCGGCGAGAAGCTGCCGGTCATCGGCGACGGCGCCCTGATGGCCGCGCTCGGACAGGCCCGCAGCCACACCATGCGGGACATCGTCTCCTCCATCCAGGCCGAACAGGACCTGGTCATCCGGGCGCCCGCCGCCTCCGTCACCGAGGTCTCCGGCGGCCCCGGCACCGGCAAGACCGCGGTCGCCCTGCACCGGGCCGCCTACCTCCTCTACCAGGACCGGCGGCGCTACGCGGGCGGCATCCTCGTCGTCTCGCCGACGCCGCTCCTGGTGGCGTACACCGAGGGCGTGCTGCCCTCGCTCGGCGAGGAGGGCCAGGTCGCCATCCGCGCGGTCGGCTCGCTCTCCGACGACGCGGCGGGCCCCGAGGGCGCCACCGTGTACGACGAACCTGCCGTCGCCCGGATCAAGGGCTCCTCGCGGATGCTCCCCGTGCTCCGCAAGGCCGCCCGTGGCGCCCTGGAGCAGCCCCGGCCCGCCGCGCCCGCCGGGGGACAGCTGGAGTTCGGCGAGACCGAGGAGGCCCCGCGCCCCGCCGGCACGCCCACCCGGCTGCGGGTGGTGGCCTTCGGCGGCCGGATCGAGCTCCAGGAGGAGGAGCTGCGGCGCATCCGCAACAACGTCCTCAGCGGCACCGCCCCGGTCAACCTGCTGCGCCCGCGCGCCCGCAGGCTGCTGCTGGACGCGCTGTGGAACCGCTCCTCGGGCCGGGGCCGCTACACCGACCCGGAGCTGGTGGCGGAGCTGCGCACCTCGTTCGACGAGGACGTGTCGACGGAGACCCCGTTCATCGAGTTCCTGGACGCCTGGTGGCCCGAGCTGACCCCGCGCGGGGTGCTCGCCGCGATGGCCGACGAGAAGCGGCTCGCCCGGTGGGCGCGGCGCACGCTCAACCAGGGCGAGGTGCGCCGGCTCGCCCGCTCCCTCAAGCGGCTGGACGAGGCGGGCCGGGGGCCGCTGTCCGTGCACGACGTGGCGCTCCTGGACGAGCTGCACACGCTGCTCGGCACCCCGAGCCGCCCCAGGCGCAAGCGCGAGGTGGACCCGCTGGACCAGCTCACCGGCCTGGAGGAGCTGATGCCCCGGCGCGAGGAGACCCAGTGGGAGCGGGCCGAACGGCTGGCCGCCGAGCGCACCGAGTACGCCCACGTCATCGTGGACGAGGCGCAGGACCTCACGCCCATGCAGTGGCGGATGGTCGGCCGGCGCGGCCGGCACGCCACCTGGACGGTCGTCGGCGACCCGGCGCAGTCCTCCTGGTCCGACCCGGACGAGGCGGCGGCCGCCCGTGACGAGGCCCTGGGCAGCCGCCCGCGCCGCACCTTCACGCTGACCGTCAACTACCGCAACCCGGCCGAGATCGCGGAGCTGGCCGCGAAGGTGCTGGCCCTGGCGATGCCCGGCATGGAGGCCCCGGCGGCGGTCCGCTCCACGGGTCTGGTGCCGCGCTTCGAGACCGTCCGGGACGGCGACCCGGCCGCCGCGGTGCGCGCGGAGGCGCGGCGGCTGCTGGCCGAGGTGGACGGCACGGTCGGCGTGGTCGTGGCGATGAACCGGCGCGCGCAGGCCCGCGAGTGGCTGGCGGAGCTGGGCGAGCGGGTGGTGGCGCTGGGCAGCCTGGAGGCGAAGGGGCTGGAGTACGACGCGACGGTGGTGGTCTCGCCGGCCGAGATCGCGGACGAGTCGCCGGCCGGGCTGCGGGTGCTGTACGTGGCGCTGACCCGGGCGACGCAGCGGCTCACGGTGGTCTCGCAGGAGCGGGACCTGCCGGACGCGGACGGGGTGCCGGACCTGCTCAGGGACTGA
- a CDS encoding GNAT family N-acetyltransferase, with protein sequence MNAHVCDGPPPAGSLVLRPWCPDDLEALLDAYRDPAVQAGSRAPVADEEAAGIWLRAQEEGRAAGLRHSFAVLDRTLGDAPVGNVALFFAEPGAPVGEVGYWTVASARGRGIAPRALDALTGWAFGRFAGAGLVRLELLHRVDNAASCRVAEKTGYALAEVLPPSVLWPREGHRHTRTAQRA encoded by the coding sequence ATGAACGCCCATGTGTGCGACGGCCCTCCGCCGGCCGGTTCCCTGGTGCTCCGGCCCTGGTGCCCGGACGATCTGGAGGCGCTGCTCGACGCGTACCGCGACCCCGCCGTGCAGGCCGGTTCGCGGGCACCGGTGGCGGACGAGGAGGCGGCCGGAATCTGGCTGCGGGCCCAGGAGGAGGGCCGGGCGGCCGGGCTGCGGCACAGCTTCGCGGTGCTGGACCGGACGCTCGGGGACGCCCCGGTGGGCAATGTGGCCCTCTTCTTCGCGGAGCCGGGCGCGCCCGTGGGCGAGGTGGGGTACTGGACCGTGGCGTCCGCGCGGGGCCGGGGCATCGCGCCGCGCGCCCTGGACGCGCTGACCGGCTGGGCGTTCGGGAGGTTCGCCGGGGCCGGCCTCGTACGCCTGGAACTCCTGCACCGGGTGGACAACGCGGCCTCGTGCCGGGTCGCGGAGAAGACCGGCTACGCCCTGGCCGAGGTGCTGCCCCCGTCCGTGCTGTGGCCGCGCGAGGGCCACCGGCACACCCGTACCGCGCAACGCGCCTAG
- a CDS encoding GNAT family N-acetyltransferase, whose protein sequence is MTDAIRPLGAGVRLRPAAVADAASFAEALTRSRAYMKPWEPVRPESYYTEEGQRERLAALLADREAGRVMPWVLGDADDRVVGAVNLNGIARGSFRSAILGYWVDVAYAGRGLATAAVRTVCELARDELRLHRVEAGTVLANAASQRVLAKCGFEEFGLAPRYLHIDGAWRDHRLFQRILHDGPVTGDPSPS, encoded by the coding sequence ATGACCGACGCAATCCGTCCGCTCGGCGCGGGGGTACGGCTGCGGCCCGCCGCGGTGGCCGACGCCGCCTCGTTCGCCGAGGCGCTCACCCGCAGCCGTGCGTACATGAAGCCCTGGGAGCCCGTGCGGCCCGAGTCCTACTACACCGAGGAGGGCCAGCGCGAACGGCTGGCCGCGCTGCTCGCGGACCGGGAGGCGGGGCGGGTGATGCCCTGGGTGCTGGGCGACGCCGACGACCGGGTGGTGGGCGCCGTCAACCTCAACGGGATCGCGCGGGGCTCGTTCCGCAGCGCCATTCTGGGCTACTGGGTGGACGTGGCGTACGCGGGCCGGGGCCTGGCCACGGCGGCGGTGCGCACGGTCTGCGAGCTGGCCCGCGACGAGCTGCGGCTGCACCGGGTCGAGGCGGGCACGGTGCTCGCCAACGCCGCGTCCCAGCGGGTGCTCGCCAAGTGCGGGTTCGAGGAGTTCGGCCTGGCGCCGCGCTATCTGCACATCGACGGCGCGTGGCGCGACCACCGCCTCTTCCAGCGCATCCTGCACGACGGCCCGGTGACCGGAGACCCGAGCCCGTCCTAG
- a CDS encoding anthrone oxygenase family protein produces the protein MTTNRADRPTPVSHRLVLGAAAVTTGLMAGTFFVFSCAVMPALGRSDDRTFIEVMRNINDVIENPVFFAGFFGALVLTAVALWQHRRSPGPRGLLVAALVVYAAAFLLTSGVNVPLNNALADAGDPARLADPAAVRDRFEDAWNGWNAVRAVLCTAALALLLAVPYAGARRRTRMGSARPAGQAPLPAVSPVSGSGSSASR, from the coding sequence ATGACCACCAACCGGGCCGACCGGCCGACCCCCGTCTCCCACCGCCTCGTCCTCGGCGCCGCCGCCGTCACCACGGGACTGATGGCCGGCACCTTCTTCGTGTTCTCCTGCGCGGTGATGCCGGCGCTCGGGCGCAGCGACGACCGGACCTTCATCGAGGTGATGCGGAACATCAACGACGTCATCGAGAACCCGGTCTTCTTCGCCGGGTTCTTCGGCGCCCTGGTGCTGACCGCCGTCGCCCTCTGGCAGCACCGCCGCTCGCCGGGCCCGCGCGGCCTGCTCGTCGCCGCGCTGGTGGTGTACGCGGCCGCGTTCCTGCTCACCTCGGGGGTCAACGTGCCCCTGAACAACGCGCTCGCGGACGCCGGTGACCCGGCGCGCCTCGCCGATCCGGCGGCGGTGCGGGACCGGTTCGAGGACGCCTGGAACGGGTGGAACGCGGTGCGCGCGGTCCTGTGCACCGCCGCGCTGGCGCTCCTGCTGGCCGTCCCGTACGCGGGTGCGCGCCGGCGTACGCGGATGGGCAGCGCGCGCCCGGCCGGTCAGGCGCCGCTGCCTGCGGTGTCGCCGGTGTCCGGTTCCGGGTCGAGCGCCAGCCGGTAG
- a CDS encoding uroporphyrinogen-III synthase, whose translation MHDDAQHEPLAGFTVGVTAARRAEELGTLLRRRGATVVHAPALRIVPLADDGELLAATERLIAETPDVVVATTAIGFRGWIEAADGWGIGDRLLATLGTAELLARGPKVKGAVRAAGLTETWSPASESMAEVQERLLDRGVRGRRVALQLHGEPLPGFVESLTEAGAEVIGVPVYRWMPPEDLAPLDRLIDLTAARALDALTFTSAPAAVSLLGRARDRGLLEDVVTALRGDVVPACVGPVTAVPLRARGIDTVQPERFRLGPLVQLLCRELPARARTLPVSGHRVEIRGHAVLVDDELRTVPPAGMALLHALARRPGWVVSRADLLGALPGSGTDEHAVETAMARLRTALGAPRLIQTVVKRGYRLALDPEPDTGDTAGSGA comes from the coding sequence ATGCACGACGACGCACAGCACGAGCCCCTCGCGGGCTTCACGGTCGGTGTCACCGCCGCACGCCGGGCGGAGGAGCTGGGCACACTGCTGCGGCGCCGGGGCGCCACCGTGGTGCACGCCCCCGCCCTGCGGATCGTGCCGCTCGCCGACGACGGCGAACTGCTCGCCGCCACCGAGCGGCTGATCGCCGAGACGCCCGACGTGGTCGTCGCCACCACCGCGATCGGCTTCCGGGGCTGGATCGAGGCGGCCGACGGCTGGGGCATCGGCGACCGGCTCCTGGCCACCCTGGGCACGGCCGAACTCCTGGCCCGCGGGCCCAAGGTGAAGGGCGCCGTCCGCGCCGCCGGACTCACCGAGACGTGGTCCCCGGCCTCCGAATCCATGGCCGAGGTCCAGGAACGGCTGCTGGACCGGGGCGTACGCGGCCGGCGCGTCGCGCTCCAGCTGCACGGCGAACCCCTCCCCGGCTTCGTCGAGTCGCTGACGGAGGCCGGCGCCGAGGTGATCGGCGTGCCCGTCTACCGCTGGATGCCGCCGGAGGACCTCGCGCCCCTCGACCGGCTCATCGACCTGACCGCCGCCCGCGCCCTGGACGCGCTCACCTTCACCAGCGCCCCCGCCGCGGTCTCGCTGCTCGGCCGCGCCAGGGATCGCGGGCTGCTGGAGGACGTCGTCACGGCGCTGCGCGGCGACGTCGTGCCCGCCTGCGTCGGACCGGTCACCGCCGTGCCGCTGCGCGCCCGGGGCATCGACACCGTGCAGCCGGAGCGCTTCCGGCTCGGCCCGCTCGTCCAGCTCCTCTGCCGCGAACTGCCCGCCCGCGCCCGTACGCTGCCCGTCTCCGGACACCGGGTCGAGATCAGGGGCCACGCCGTCCTGGTCGACGACGAACTGCGTACGGTGCCGCCGGCCGGGATGGCCCTGCTGCACGCGCTGGCCCGGCGGCCCGGCTGGGTGGTCTCCCGCGCCGACCTGCTGGGCGCCCTGCCCGGCAGCGGCACCGACGAGCACGCCGTCGAGACGGCCATGGCCCGGCTGCGCACCGCGCTCGGCGCGCCCCGGCTCATCCAGACCGTCGTCAAGCGCGGCTACCGGCTGGCGCTCGACCCGGAACCGGACACCGGCGACACCGCAGGCAGCGGCGCCTGA